One genomic window of Camelina sativa cultivar DH55 chromosome 5, Cs, whole genome shotgun sequence includes the following:
- the LOC104784829 gene encoding elongation factor G-2, mitochondrial, with amino-acid sequence MARFPISPAPNLLLRLFSSNKRSSSPTAALLTGDFHLIRHFSAGTAARAAKDEKEPWWKESMDKLRNIGISAHIDSGKTTLTERVLFYTGRIHEIHEVRGRDGVGAKMDSMDLEREKGITIQSAATYCTWKDYKVNIIDTPGHVDFTIEVERALRVLDGAILVLCSVGGVQSQSITVDRQMRRYEVPRVAFINKLDRMGADPWKVLNQARAKLRHHSAAVQVPIGLEENFQGLIDLIHVKAYFYHGSSGENVVAGDIPADMEGLVADKRRELIETVSEVDDILAEKFLNDEPVSASELEEAIRRATIAQKFVPVFMGSAFKNKGVQPLLDGVISYLPSPNEVNNYALDQTNNEERVTLTGSPDGPLVALAFKLEEGRFGQLTYLRVYEGVIKKGDFIINVNTGKRIKVPRLVRMHSNDMEDIQEAHAGQIVAVFGVECASGDTFTDGSVKYTMTSMSVPEPVMSLAVQPVSKDSGGQFSKALNRFQKEDPTFRVGLDPESGQTIISGMGELHLDIYVERIRREYKVDATVGKPRVNFRETITQRAEFDYLHKKQSGGAGQYGRVTGYVEPLPPGSTEKFEFENMIVGQAIPSGFIPAIEKGFKEAANSGSLIGHPVENLRIVLTDGAAHAVDSSELAFKMAAIYAFRLCYTAARPVILEPVMLVELKVPTEFQGTVAGDINKRKGIIVGNDQEGDDSVITANVPLNNMFGYSTSLRSMTQGKGEFTMEYKEHSAVSNEVQAQLVKAYSASKATE; translated from the exons ATGGCGAGGTTTCCTATTTCTCCGGCGCCTAACCTCCTCTTGAGACTCTTCTCCTCAAACAAACGGTCTTCATCTCCTACCGCCGCTCTTTTAACCGGAGATTTCCATCTGATTCGTCATTTCTCCGCCGGAACAGCTGCTCGTGCGGCCAAGGATGAGAAAGAACCATGGTGGAAAGAATCGATGGACAAGCTTCGCAACATCGGGATCTCAGCTCACATAGACTCAGGGAAGACTACTTTGACTGAGCGTGTTCTTTTCTATACGGGTCGGATCCATGAGATCCACGAAGTTAGAGGTAGAGACGGCGTCGGAGCTAAAATGGACTCCATGGACTTAGAGCGAGAGAAAGGTATCACCATCCAATCAGCCGCTACTTACTGTACTTGGAAGGATTACAAG GTTAATATTATTGATACGCCTGGTCACGTTGACTTCACCATTGAAGTGGAGAGGGCACTACGTGTACTAGACGGGGCGATTTTGGTTCTGTGCAGTGTTGGTGGTGTACAGAGTCAGTCTATTACAGTTGATAGGCAAATGAGGAGATATGAAGTCCCTAGAGTTGCGTTTATCAATAAGCTTGATAGAATGGGAGCAGATCCATGGAAAGTCTTGAACCAA GCAAGAGCTAAGCTCAGACATCATAGTGCAGCTGTGCAAGTGCCTATTGGTTTAGAAGAAAATTTCCAAGGTCTTATAGACCTTATTCATGTGAAAGCTTATTTCTACCACGGATCCAGCGG TGAGAATGTTGTGGCTGGTGATATTCCTGCTGATATGGAAGGTTTGGTCGCAGACAAGAGGCGAGAATTGATTGAGACAGTCTCTGAAGTTGATGATATACTCGCAGAGAAATTTCTAAACGATGAGCCTGTATCTGCTTCTGAGCTTGAG GAAGCTATTCGTAGAGCTACCATAGCGCAAAAGTTTGTTCCTGTATTCATGGGTAGTGCATTCAAAAACAAG GGAGTACAACCTCTACTAGATGGTGTTATAAGTTATCTCCCTTCTCCAAATGAAGTCAATAACTATGCTCTTGACCAGACAAATAATGAAGAGAGG GTAACCTTGACTGGATCTCCAGATGGACCTCTTGTGGCGCTGGCTTTCAAACTAGAGGAGGGTCGTTTTGGTCAGCTGACATATTTGAG AGTCTATGAAGGTGTGATTAAGAAGGGTGATTTTATCATAAATGTCAATACTGGAAAAAGAATTAAG GTTCCTCGCTTGGTCCGTATGCATTCGAATGATATGGAG GATATTCAAGAGGCACACGCTGGACAAATCGTAGCTGTGTTTGGTGTTGAGTGTGCATCAG GTGATACATTTACGGATGGATCAGTCAAGTACACAATGACATCGATGAGTGTTCCTGAACCTGTTATGTCATTAGCTGTTCAACCGGTTTCAAAAGATTCTGGGGGACAG TTTTCAAAAGCATTGAATCGATTCCAGAAAGAGGATCCTACTTTCCGAGTGGGATTGGACCCCGAGAGTGGCCAG ACCATTATTTCTGGTATGGGGGAATTGCATTTGGACATCTATGTTGAACGCATCCGCAGAGAATATAAG GTTGATGCGACGGTGGGCAAACCCCGTGTCAATTTTAGGGAAACTATTACTCAGCGGGCTGAGTTCGATTATTTACACAAGAAGCAGAGTGGAGGAGCGGGTCAGTACGGTAGGGTTACAGG gTACGTGGAACCACTTCCACCGGGTTCTACAGAGAAGTTTGAATTCGAAAACATGATTGTTGGGCAAGCAATTCCGTCTGGTTTTATCCCAGCAATTGAGAAAGGTTTCAAAGAAGCTGCAAACTC GGGCTCGCTAATTGGTCACCCTGTAGAAAATCTCAGAATAGTATTGACAGATGGAGCAGCACACGCGGTCGATTCCAGTGAACTTGCGTTTAAAATGGCTGCAATATATGCATTCAGACTGTGTTACACAGCAGCGAGACCGGTGATTCTAGAGCCAGTAATGTTAGTCGAGTTGAAAGTACCAACAGAGTTTCAGGGTACTGTCGCTGGTGACATCAACAA GAGGAAAGGTATAATCGTTGGAAACGATCAAGAGGGTGACGATTCAGTAATCACAGCCAAT GTGCCTTTGAACAACATGTTTGGCTATTCCACTTCTCTCCGGTCCATGACACAAGGAAAAGGAGAATTCACGATGGAATACAAAGAACATAGTGCTGTGTCCAACGAAGTCCAGGCTCAGCTCGTCAAGGCTTACAGCGCCAGCAAAGCTACTGAATAA
- the LOC104784830 gene encoding F-box protein SKIP23-like: IGETLPKDMLELISKYLKSSFDLFQFRCVCSSWRNAAKPKPLLPSHDFPDSVFLDPSFSQRIILLIKPHHEQAEEDSIGGWLVKVGQHPLDPRKLHLIHPLTDDPDTSSFPRDFNCLVDMTKFKARELGREFVLDCVYDLKEPQKTLVKYLDDSDGVESKFVLLTIHKSGKLLVFTSWDEEWSLINDDMIPSCYFCDVILFNGCFFAVENNGRTFAVDHSSLRLTLAANPVFGGGDKKFLIESSGHMLLVDMINRELDLDDLWDLEEFDIEDHAYDIIDHSITDKIIVFKLVEREKSWVEVKDLGDKMLFLGDGFSFSTSASDFSPLYGGSVFFHGFVFDWEDLDTLDDEDVGVCEFKSGEIKLVRQHPEYAKLFWPPPSWFTDSIPHEN; the protein is encoded by the coding sequence ATTGGGGAAACGCTTCCGAAGGATATGTTAGAGCTGATTTCGAAATATCTAAAATCTTCCTTTGATCTCTTCCAGTTCCGTTGCGTATGCTCTTCATGGCGAAACGCCGCGAAACCCAAACCCCTTCTCCCGTCACATGACTTTCCCGACAGCGTCTTCCTTGATCCCTCTTTCTCACAGAGGATTATCTTACTTATCAAGCCTCATCATGAACAGGCTGAGGAGGATTCGATTGGTGGATGGCTGGTCAAAGTCGGGCAACATCCTCTTGATCCTCGTAAGTTGCATCTCATCCATCCGCTTACTGATGATCCAGACACAAGTTCCTTTCCTCGAGATTTCAATTGCCTTGTTGATATGACTAAATTCAAGGCTCGTGAATTGGGTCGTGAATTCGTGCTCGATTGCGTCTATGACCTTAAAGAACCTCAGAAAACTCTTGTCAAGTATCTAGATGATAGTGATGGTGTGGAGTCTAAGTTTGTGTTGCTTACGATTCACAAGTCTGGCAAGTTACTTGTGTTTACTTCTTGGGATGAGGAGTGGTCTCTGATCAACGACGACATGATCCCTTCTTGTTATTTTTGCGATGTGATTTTGTTCAATGGATGCTTCTTTGCCGTCGAGAATAATGGGAGGACTTTCGCTGTAGATCACTCTTCTCTGAGATTGACATTGGCAGCAAATCCTGTGTTTGGTGGCGGTGACAAGAAGTTTCTGATTGAATCCTCTGGTCATATGTTGTTGGTTGATATGATAAACAGGGAACTTGATTTGGATGACCTTTGGGACTTGGAGGAATTTGATATCGAGGATCACGCTTATGACATTATAGATCATAGTATAACCGACAAGATTATAGTCTTTAAACTTgtggaaagagagaagagttgggTTGAGGTTAAGGATCTTGGGGATAAAATGTTGTTCCTTGGTGATGGTTTCTCATTCTCTACTTCAGCTTCTGATTTTTCACCTCTCTATGGAGGAAGTGTCTTCTTCCACGGTTTCGTCTTTGATTGGGAAGACTTGGACACCctagatgatgaagatgtgggAGTGTGTGAATTTAAGTCTGGCGAAATAAAGCTGGTGCGCCAACACCCTGAATATGCCAAGCTGTTCTGGCCTCCGCCTTCCTGGTTTACTGATAGCATACCACATGAGAACTGA
- the LOC104788761 gene encoding F-box protein SKIP23-like, which translates to MVRWLVKVEEHSHDDLPRKLTINRLTDYSDSLNRHFPCLLDMTKFKVRELDREFGLRYLDADDGLLSKYNPYTGKTVVKYLDSDEDQSKFVLLTLNNSGNPGRLAVYTSWDQAWTVINDDMPCCYFCDVILFNGCFFAVTKDGTTTMAVDIPSLKLTVLAASPVFDGGGDKKFLIESSGEMLLVDMYLGMQLESDDLLNFEEKDVEYHFDDIVSNELTDKITVFKFVEREKSWVEVKDLGDKILFLGDDSSFSALASDFSPLYGGCVFFHGYVFDWEDLDTIDDEDVGVCDFLSQEIKLVRQHPEYAKLFWPPPSWFTD; encoded by the exons ATGGTTCG atggCTGGTCAAAGTCGAGGAACATTCTCATGATGATCTACCTCGTAAGTTGACTATCAATCGACTGACTGATTATTCAGATTCATTGAATCGACATTTCCCTTGCCTTCTTGATATGACTAAATTCAAGGTTCGAGAACTGGATCGTGAATTCGGGCTCCGTTACTTGGATGCTGATGATGGTCTTCTTAGTAAATACAATCCATACACTGGAAAAACTGTTGTCAAGTATCTAGATAGTGATGAGGATCAGTCTAAGTTTGTGTTGCTTACGCTTAACAATTCTGGTAATCCTGGAAGATTAGCTGTGTATACTTCTTGGGATCAAGCATGGACTGTGATCAATGACGACATGCCTTGTTGTTATTTTTGCGATGTGATTTTGTTCAATGGATGTTTCTTTGCGGTCACGAAAGATGGGACGACGACTATGGCTGTAGATATCCCTTCTCTGAAATTGACAGTACTGGCCGCAAGTCCTGTGTTTGACGGTGGCGGTGACAAGAAGTTTCTGATTGAATCCTCTGGTGAAATGTTGCTGGTCGATATGTACTTGGGAATGCAACTTGAATCAGATGACCTTCTGAACTTCGAGGAAAAGGATGTCGAGTATCACTTTGATGACATTGTATCAAATGAGTTAACCGACAAGATTACAGTCTTTAAATTTgtggaaagagagaagagttgggTTGAGGTTAAGGATCTTGGGGATAAAATCTTGTTCCTTGGTGATGATTCCTCATTCTCCGCTTTAGCTTCTGATTTTTCACCTCTCTATGGCGGATGTGTCTTCTTCCACGGTTACGTCTTTGATTGGGAAGACTTGGACACcatagatgatgaagatgtgggAGTGTGTGATTTTTTGTCTCAGGAAATAAAGCTGGTGCGCCAACACCCTGAATATGCCAAGCTGTTCTGGCCTCCGCCTTCCTGGTTTACTGACTGA
- the LOC104784828 gene encoding metalloendoproteinase 4-MMP-like, with translation MHHHHLPCNLKPFTTIFSFFFLLYLSLHNLQTIESRNPSQFTNNPTPDVSIPEIKLHLQRYGYLPQNNDVDDVSFEQALSRYQKNLGLPITGKPDSDTLSHILLPRCGFPDDVVDHKTSPFHTSKKYVYFPGRPRWTKDVPLNLTYAFSQDNLTPYLTPTEIRRVFRRAFAKWASVIPVSFVETEDYVEADIKIGFFAGDHGDGEPFDGVLGVLAHTFSPENGRLHLDKAETWAVDFDEEKSGEAVDLESVAVHEIGHVLGLGHSSVKDAAMYPTLKPRSKKVNLNVDDVVGVQSLYGTNPNFTLSSLLASETSTNLADGSMMRPSQGLIYSTLTTVMAALCFLNW, from the coding sequence atgcatcatcatcatcttccatgcAATCTCAAACCCTTCACaaccatcttctccttcttcttccttctctatcTCAGTCTCCATAACCTACAAACCATCGAATCTCGAAACCCATCTCAGTTCACGAACAACCCAACCCCTGACGTTTCTATACCGGAGATCAAACTTCACCTTCAACGGTACGGTTACCTCCCTCAAAACAACGACGTCGACGACGTTTCGTTCGAGCAAGCTCTCTCTCGTTACCAGAAAAATCTCGGTCTACCGATAACCGGGAAACCAGATTCCGACACGTTGTCACATATTCTATTACCAAGATGTGGATTCCCTGATGACGTGGTGGACCACAAAACGTCACCGTTTCACACAAGTAAAAAATACGTGTACTTCCCCGGACGTCCCAGGTGGACAAAAGACGTCCCACTGAACCTCACGTACGCCTTCTCGCAGGATAACCTAACCCCTTACTTGACACCAACTGAGATACGGCGCGTGTTCAGACGCGCTTTCGCCAAGTGGGCTTCGGTGATCCCCGTAAGCTTCGTCGAAACAGAGGATTACGTCGAGGCAGACATCAAGATCGGATTCTTCGCCGGAGATCACGGCGACGGTGAGCCGTTCGACGGTGTTTTAGGTGTTTTAGCGCATACTTTCTCGCCGGAGAACGGTAGGCTTCATCTGGATAAAGCAGAGACGTGGGCCGTTGATTTCGATGAGGAGAAATCAGGAGAGGCCGTGGATTTGGAATCTGTGGCGGTACACGAGATAGGTCACGTGCTTGGACTAGGACATAGCTCGGTGAAAGACGCGGCTATGTATCCAACGTTGAAGCCGAGGAGCAAGAAAGTGAATTTGAATGTGGACGACGTCGTTGGAGTACAGTCTTTGTACggaacaaaccctaatttcacgTTAAGTAGTTTACTTGCGTCAGAAACTTCGACCAACCTAGCTGATGGTTCGATGATGCGGCCGTCTCAAGGACTCATCTATTCGACTTTGACTACTGTTATGGCGgctctttgttttcttaattggtAG